In Mongoliitalea daihaiensis, one DNA window encodes the following:
- a CDS encoding sulfite exporter TauE/SafE family protein produces the protein MQLILVLIGAFIVFILSTLTGGGASLLLMPLVAVVVGVKAVAPVMAISIGMSSTSKVFFFWKYIDWKLFGWLFPSTIIGSLLGARMFASLSADFLQILIGLLLLSTVFQWNKKQRKTGFQVKAWHFAPMGLVVAFLSGLIGGVGPLMNSAYLNYGISKESLLGTRSANAIVLHITKIISYAYFGFVTGEVLKFGIMIGISSMIAVYFGKLILAKISELFFRKIVVASMVLSGILMLWKNKDYIQELINLS, from the coding sequence ATGCAACTAATACTCGTTTTAATTGGCGCCTTTATAGTATTCATCCTAAGCACCTTGACTGGAGGTGGAGCAAGCTTGTTGCTTATGCCACTTGTTGCGGTGGTTGTAGGTGTCAAAGCTGTAGCTCCTGTAATGGCAATCAGTATAGGTATGAGTAGTACTTCCAAAGTTTTTTTCTTTTGGAAGTATATCGATTGGAAATTATTTGGATGGCTTTTCCCTTCCACAATTATTGGTTCATTACTGGGAGCAAGAATGTTTGCGAGTCTATCTGCTGATTTTCTACAAATTTTAATTGGTCTTTTATTGCTTTCGACCGTTTTTCAATGGAATAAAAAGCAACGTAAAACAGGATTTCAGGTGAAAGCCTGGCATTTTGCTCCCATGGGTCTTGTCGTGGCCTTTTTGTCAGGCCTCATTGGTGGTGTTGGGCCTTTGATGAATTCCGCATACCTTAATTATGGTATCAGTAAGGAAAGCTTATTGGGCACCCGGTCGGCCAATGCGATCGTCCTTCACATCACAAAAATTATCAGCTATGCATATTTTGGGTTTGTTACGGGAGAAGTTTTGAAATTCGGAATCATGATCGGAATTTCTTCCATGATAGCCGTTTACTTCGGAAAATTAATCCTTGCAAAAATTTCTGAATTGTTTTTCAGAAAAATAGTGGTGGCCTCCATGGTCCTCAGTGGAATCCTGATGCTTTGGAAAAACAAAGATTACATTCAGGAACTAATCAACTTAAGTTAA